In the Triticum aestivum cultivar Chinese Spring chromosome 2B, IWGSC CS RefSeq v2.1, whole genome shotgun sequence genome, gagaagacgttcccgtcgacgacgaggcgcctacggtgacttcgtaaatctcaagatgatatgccggctcagtctctcggagatgctcataggggtagggtgtgcgtgtgtgcgttcatagggatgagtgtatgcgcgtgtatatgagcgcttgtgtctgtactgatgctaaaaaaaaaaaGCTTTTGAATTTGTTTGGGCCCACCCAACCCAATCCAACCCATCAAAACATTTCTTTACTGTGCCTAccaccccaccacatctatgttaCTGCCGTCGTGACTTCAATGGCTGGCTGCTTCTATCCTTCCCCCACAAGATTGGTCGTCGGAGCCCTCTCTCCGGTCCGGCCACCCCACCGTAACTTCCTAATTTGCAGCACCGCCCAACTACTAAACGCTTAGCTAAGCAACTGCACAAAATCCCCTTTCCGTCCGAGTAAGCGACGCGCCCTCCAAGTCCTTGCTCGCTGGGAAGCCTCTCCCGTTCGAAATCGATCTAGGGTTTCGCCCGCCTGCCCGCCGGCCATGGACCTTCCggccggcgccggcgacggcgacgggaggGAGCCTGGGAGGGCCGGCTTCGAGCGCGCCTGCCGCCTGCCCAATACCGTCCACTCCGAGATCGCCGCCGCTCTGCCGCTCCCCACCCTCCCCGCTACGCTCGGCACGGACCTCCACGACCACGACGAGCCCCTCGCCGAGCCAGACCGCCCCGACATGATCATGCAGGCGGCTGCCATCGCCCGCATACTCGCCAGCACCGACATCTCCCACCTGTTAGTCACCCTTCCCTCCCTCCCCTTCTCGCTGCTCCCGCCGGGAATTTCGCCCCACTGAGTTCCATTTTCATGTAAACAACGCAGGGGCTTCACGGAAGCCGATCACGTCGCGGTGGATCCCAGCGAGTGCTCCTTGCTCTGGAGGGAGGTGCTCAAGCACAACCCCGACGCCTTCAAGTTCAAGCCCCGCACTCCCCAACCTCTTCCTTCGCAAGGTAAACGCAGCCTTCCTTAGGCCGCTCCGGCTAGCTAGCTACCCATGTAACACAATGCTCGTTATGTTTCCGCACATTGAAATGGACAGGGTACTTGTCTGGACTCTTCAGGTTACTAGCTTCTGTGGTTGACTTGATAGCTACTGTACTAGCTTACCAGCTTCAACTCTCGAACTCCTGTATGAACTGTGCTTCGATATCACTTTACTTGGACTGGACTTATATGCTGCTGTATCTCTATCATGCTGCCCGAGCGCTGGTGTGAGTTTTCATGGTAGGTAGCATGGTGGTTGCTCGTGTTGGAGTTGCTGCTCTGGTAGAtgtcaaatttctttgagcaagcTCAGTTTCGTGCCATGGAATTTGGTTGGAAAAAATAACTGCTATGCCACGCCATTCCACTATTTGGTAAACCTAGTGTGGTGTATCATTTTGTTTTTCGTATGTAATGTAGCTAAGCAGAGCAGAATTTAGTGGCTTTCGAGTCCATACTGAACAGAGTTTAGTCAGAAGCCATTTCGTGTAACGCTAGGAGTTGAAATATGTCAGTGGTTCCTTGTCGGGGACAGGGTTTCCGAATGTCACAGTGCTGAGCTTCTGTTTAGCCCCTTGATGATGTATGGTCGTTAATAAGGTGATGCAGTACAGAATTTGCTGCTTCCTCATCTTTCTTACTTATAGTTCCATGAATTAACTGGCACGGTAGACAGCGCTTTGACCTAATATTGCCCGAACATTTTTGAATGTGGACTATGGTGTCTGATTTGCAGGGCTTGGTGAAATAGTATCCAGTGATCCATATTATTTTGGCAGTGGCCCATATAATATAAATAGTTCTCTTCACGATAAATCAAGCCACTCAAGTCCTAGCTTAAAGTATTAGTGGTAGTTCCACCACTCCACTGTTGCACTTAGCCGCCTTGACACGCTCATGTGTTGGCATTGCTCACTTATTCATTATGCAGTGGGTTTCCTTCCCGGAACAGAACTAATTCAAAGGCTTTCCTGTTCATTTATGTAACTTAGTGCATATGCAGGTAAGTTTTATTGTTTAAAACCTTTATTTTTTGTTATTTTGATGCATATATGACCTATACCTAGCACTACTGCTATAAAATATGTCTGTTTCTTTCTAACAGTTTTTGAACCGTATAGAAGGCAACATGCTGGAATTCTGGAAATATACACCGACAAGTGGAATGAACACTAATTTAAGCTATATTttaactacacacacacacacacacatatatagtaatgctattcatcacccagggcgTTGAATAAGTTTTTCTACACCCAAGGTTTACTTACGTCATTACATTTTGTATACGAATAATTACGTTCATATTGATTAACTACACAAAAATTGGTATAAGAAAGTAAGATATGAGTCATAAAACCACAAAATTTACATTTATATGTATATTTTATACTATATTTTACATTCGTAATTTTACGTCACGTAAAATATCCTTTTCGACCGGCATACATTTTCTTACCTTCTCTTTTCACTTCCGACGTAAGACAAAATTTACAGGACGTAAAAAGGTTATTCTTCATCCTGGGTGATGCATAGTCTGACTATATATGTTTCAATTAATGGTTGGCATTAGCTGGTACCTAGCTCTTTGGACTTGTTTAAACGATGTCTTTTGATGGCTTGGATAGTAACTGAAGTCCCAGATTAGGCCTCAGTAGACTAATGGTAGCACAAGTGGAGAGATCAAATTTTGCCCAACCATTTGATGCCCGCTTTACTCTTGCCTTCCTCAAACATTTATGCACAAACATCACACTTCACGGCTTCTGTCATCTGACCACGGCAGCACCACACAGCTCCATGCTCCATTCTATGTTGGCTCCATTTCTACCCTCTCTCTTTGTGCAGAAGCTCTGGCCAGTGGCCATCACCAGTTTTCGACTAATTATCGTCTCCTTTTTAATGAGTTTTTCCAGTTGTTGGCCGGGAGTTAGTCACCTATCTTTCATAGATACTTAGGTCGCGGCAACTTGTTAAAACTATGGTTATTAATTCAGGCTCTATGAAGCTTTTGATAGATAATAGtgttaaggagtattagtattGGTCTAGGAGTTCGTATTAGTCTACTTTTCACCCCAAGTACACATATATATGCCCCGCGCAATAGAggtaagttgcatccataacaaaGGCACAAAAGGAGCGGCCTTATTTTCTAGATTAATATGGTAACGTTGCAGTCACTCTTTTAAATCTATTTCAGCATCTTTGTTTGCTGCTCAAAATGGGAATGCAGCATCAGTATTTTGGCCTGCTATGTCAACGTCCTGTCAATGGGGATCCCAAATAGTTGACCATTTGCAAATAGAGTTACAGCCTTGAGTTATAATCAAGTAGCATGACCAAACAGGCCTTTACCGGCTTAATGTGCCATTTATGGTTTATTTATCATATCCTCAGAACAATTCTAGTCCTTCTATTACTGTACCAGCAGATACAAAAATATTATACCGAGAATCATCTAGATTCTAAAGTTCCTACTTTGCCTTGTGAGCGTTTGCTGCAGTGTGTCGGATAAATGTTTAAGCATGGCCAATTCCACGTGGCAACAGCAGGATGTCTATATGGAGCCAATTCGTTATAGGCTAGTAGGTTTTCAATGGAAATGTTTATACATATgcactaaaaatattttatgctccaGCTACTTACCTTATATTTCAGCAGTCCTCCTGAACCTTAGCGCAgcggtaaagctgttgccttgtgaccatgaggtcacaggttcaagtcctggaaacagcctcttgcagaaatgtagggaaaggctgcatacaaaagacccaaagtggttggacccttccctggaccctgcgccaGCGGGAGCTAAGtacaccgggctgccctttttagTCCTCCTGGGTGATCCTTGTCTTCAGGAAACACACAAATAATATAATCTACCTACTATACTCAGATCACCGAGTTtgtagaaaagaaaaaagaaagctaATTAATAATTATTATCCAGAGTTGAACCCGAGAATTACGTTGGTGGTAATGAGCTAGATTGTGGCTCCTGACCAGGGTTCGATTCCCGAGCAGTTGGGGTGAAGAAGCTCTTTCTAAAGTAAATGGTCGATTCTTTTTGGAAATTTGCTTTCTGTTAATAACATCGATGGTACATGGCTCTATAGAAGTTGATAGATTGGATGGTGTGCTATTGCTGTAAGTTATTTTTGGGCACTTCTATGTGAACTGTTCCTGGTGTATCGCATGTGAACTGTGAAGTAGAAAATTTCAAGTTCCCTCCATTTTGTCTCTTCTTATACTGGCAATATTATAGGAGTACTAATTTGCTAGTTTGGCCCTCAATATTGTCAtgtcaacttaaaaacatttttaGCGCAATGCTAATGTATATACTCTGCTTATTCTACCCCGGTGCAACTTCTGTTGAACCTAACATTCAAGCCCACAATTTGTTGTCCTAACAAAATAATGTAGCTTACATATGAATTTTTAATGCGTTGCATATTATTTCTATATTAAGCTTTCTTGTCTCACTATGTAATTCCGTCTTACGTTGGTCAAGTTTTTCAGGTCTGCTTGATGGTCAGGAATATCATAATCGAGAACGCGAGAAGCAATTCGAGGATCTTGCACCTAATCTGACTAAAGCACGGAAGGATCATGCATTTCCTCCAGATGACACCAGCTCACACCGAGAGGATCTTCATGTATGTTAGATACCAATGGTTTTGCGTCTTACCAATGTTCAGTTCCTTGTGACCACTTTGTCTTTGTGCTAACATGCTTTCTGTTGCAGAATGAACTCTCACCAGATTCAGTTGCTTCAAGGAAACCGAAAGTGAGGAAGAAAGATAACTCTGCTTCAAGTTCTGGCCCCAGCATTCCTAGTAGTCAaggtttattttttttaattcatgtatgtcCCATCTTCCTCTTGTTTTACTTCAAACATTCAGCTAATTTGAGTTTGGATTATGTATTCTAGAAGTCATTGCCAACTTCCGTGAGCTGGTGGAGGACTTCTGTGGAAAAGCAGAAATCCCTGATAATGCAGATGGTGATGATTGGCTATCAATTGCACTGAATGATGTGAAGGTTCTTGTAAATGAAATTACATATGTTCGATCAAAGGGGATGTTACATGAGATTCCCATGGATACGCTTACTTGTCTCTTACATGTGATAGACCGGCAGATCCGGTGTTCTCAAGGATTGTCAATAGACGTGAAAGAAAATGTGAGCTATTCACTATAGCCCTTCCCTCCGTATTCTTTGAATAAAAGATGCTGCATATTGTAGTCTGACTAGTGCTTGGGTGACTTCAGCCTGATGCTGCAGATGCTGAACACTCAGTCTTCTCTGCTTTGGAGTCCATTCATGCGGCGTTAGCAATCATGACCAACCCTGATATGCCAAAGCAGCTGTATCGAGAAGAGGTTCACACATTCTGAATTCCTTCCTATCTTGTTATGAATCATATTGTTGAGGTTTCTGACTATAAGAACTTTGGTTGAATCAGCTTATTGAGCGAATTATTGATTTCTCAAGACATCAGATAATGGATTGTATGGCTGCAAGTAACCCAACCTTCCGAGCTCTTTACAAGCCAGCTGGAAACGTCACTAATGATGGTAGTTGTTATACCATCTTTTGAACATTGAAAAATACACAATTCTACATTTACTTGTGGAGTTCTGCAAGTACTATCGTTGGCTTTTCATGGTTCTGCACTCACATTTCTCTAAGTTGGATATATACATCCATGTTCTTGGGGACTCGGGGCATATATCGTACCTTGTCATTTCCTTCAAAACAAGATTGTTTAATTTTGGCGAAAATTCATTATCCCTGCTTACGTATATGTACTAATTTAGTGCTTCATGGTGACCATTTGGTGGTTACTGaacttatatatatatttttaatttaGAAAATGGAAGCCCGCCATGATTAAATTATGTGTTCACACCACGGATTAACATTTAATACCTGCATGTACTAATTTAGTGCTTTAGTTGTGGTGACCATTTGGTGGTTACTAAACTTATATGTCATGATTAAATTATGTGTGTACATCACAGATTATAGCATTTAATAAATTCTCTTTTGGTCAAATCTAGGAGATGAAGATGAAGACGACATGGAAAATGGACCAGCTAGCAAAAAGAGGCGCACTGCTTCTAATTTAAGTGCGAGGAAATCTTCTGCAAACAAGTATGTGATTAATCTATGCTTGATTTTTCCCTTCTCTAGTTTTTTATGAAGTGTTTGTGGGGAACTAATACAGTTCAGTTGTCCTTTTCTTTGTCAGAGTTTCTGCTTCTATATATTCTGCTGTGCAGAAACTATGCTTGATATTGGGCTTTCTTAAAGAACTCCTCACAACGGTGCGCTTATCAGATAGTTGTATCCTGCAGTTAGCAAAAACCTGCTTTACTACATTCTTGGTGGACAATATGCAGCTTTTACAATTGAAGGCGATCGGTGTTATTTGCATGGTAGCTCTTTGCTTATTGACTCACAATTTCCCACCCTTTCAGTTGTCCAAATAATTTCCTTTCTTACCTTTCAACTCTTGCACAGGTTTTTTCATCATACACACAACACAGGAGTTACTTGGTTGATGAAACACTTAATCTTGTCCGCAAGTTACAGTTCtcaaaaaatgctattagaacttaCCATCTAGCTGACGAAGAACAAAAGCAAATCCAGATGATAACAGCCCTCCTAGTTCACTTGGTTCAGTTCAGTGCAAATGTTCCTGATAGCTTAAAGGGAACAGTAAATTGGAGCACTATCATTGATGCCTCAGTCGATGCTAATTATCCAATTAACTGCCATGAAGCAGCAACGGAGGCTTGTTGCCTTTTCTGGACCAATGTGCTTCAACGTTTCACTGCTGCTAAATCTCAAGATGTGTCAGAAGCCAAAGGGATTATAGAAAATCTTGTTCAGGACTTGCTAACAGTACTAAACTTGCCCGAGTATCCAGCTGCTGCCCCTATACTTGAGGTAAACTGTGCACTGACAGTGCTATTGTTGAGACAGTAAATGTCGTTTATGGGCTGCTTTAGCATTAATGCATTTTTGTAATCAAAACTCACAATTGGAATATTCTAGTTCAAGTAGTCAATTTCATAATGCCTACAAGTACTATTCTTATGTATAGGTTCTCTGTGTGTTGCTGCTTCAAAATGCTGGATTGAAATCAAAGGACACTTCTGCTCGCTGCTTTGCTATTGATCTTCTTGGTGGTATTGCATCAAGATTGAAGCGTGATTCTGTCATCTGTAGCAAGGAGAAGCTTTGGATACTGCAAGAGCTCACTGATGCAGAGAATGATAGCTCAAAAATCTTGAAAAATAAATGTTGTGTTTGCCTTGGTGGAAGAGGTATAAATATGGCATGTGATGTATGTGGGAGATGTTTCCATTCAGATTGTATGGGGGCTGGCAGTCAGGAAAACTTACAGCGTGATTCTGTTTGCCCCTTATGCTTTTGCAAGCAACAGCTCAGTGTGCTACAGTCATACTATGAGCTAGAAaataaagaaaagggcaaaagagcATCTACCGCACATAAGAAAAAAACTGCTATACCTGATGAGGTGACAGCAGTGGATACTGTTCAACAAATACTTTTGAATTATCTCCAGGAAGCTGGGCCACAAGATGATGGGAACCTGTTTTCTAGATGGTATGTAGTGTGATACCTTTGTTTTTGTTGTCCAAATGTTACTGCAAATTGATTCCCATTTTGTATGCAGGTTCTATCTCTGCATGTGGTACAAAGAAGACATATCTTCTCAGGAGAAGATTATCTACTATCTTGCCAGATTGAAATCTAAGGAGATTCTGCGAGATTCTGGAAGTGGCTTGGCATTATCCAGAGACTGGGCTAAGAAAATTTGCTTGGCACTTGGCCAGAAGAACTCGTTCTCTCGGGGTTTTGACAAAATTCTTTCCCTCCTTTTGGTATGTATTGCTTCTCGATGTTTGATTTTAGTTAGATGTTGCGGCATTAATACCCAATGTTTTATCAGGCTAGCTTGAGAGAAAATTCTCCTGTGATAAGAGCAAAGGCCTTAAGAGCGGTGAGTATACACAAACTTTTAAAACTATATATGATGTACATCATTTTCATTTGGACATTAGACATCACTAGTTAGCCTTAATTCTGTGTAGGTCAGCAGTATAGTTGAAGCTGATCCTGAGGTATTGGGTGACAAACGTGTCCAATCTGCTGTTGAAGGAAGGTTTTGTGATTCAGCTATTTCTGTTCGTGAAGCTGCACTTGAGCTTGTTGGAAGACATATTGCTTCACACCCTGATGTGGGTCTTAAGGTTGGTGGACTTATGAAGTTATGAGTTATGACATGTTCTTGAGTGCTGTTATTGCCTTTCTGCAACTAACCTTTTATCTTTCCATTAACAGTATATTGAAAAAGTCGCTGAACGGATAAAGGACACTGGAGTAAGTGTTCGCAAACGTGCGATCAAAATTATCCGTGATCTTTGTGCTTCAAATCCGAATGCGGATACAAGTCATGCCTTTGTGGAGATTATTTCGCGTGTTAATGACGAGGAATCAAGTGTACAGGTAAGTTTATGTACGAAACCATTGACTGGTGCTCCTGAGTCATGGCAGCACGTTATGATACCAGAGTTGATATTGTACTATGGATGTTCCGTTTATTGTTGTTTTCATACTTCAGTGAGCAGATAGCTAGTCCCTCTTACATGTGAAATTTGCATGAGCAGATAGCTAGTCCCTCTTACATGTGAAATTTCCTTACATTTGCAAAATCGAAATCATCCTCACCAGGAAAATTGTATATTTATTACATAAAGTAAATGACTGGAATTCTTTACACATGAAATCTCTCTTGCAAAATGTCTTTTATTGTGTCCTTAACAATGATGTCTTTAAAAGTAAATCTGATATTAGGGGTTAAGCATGTGACACAAAAAGTGCTATGCAACATCTTTGAACCTGCAAGCTTTGAGTTCCTTTTCACTGTCCATGTTAGTTAATGTTGAACATAGATATCTTCATTTTTTCTCTGTAGGATCTTGTATGCAAAACATTTTATGAGCTGTGGTTCGATGAACCATCTGGGAGTCATAAACACTTGGTTGCT is a window encoding:
- the LOC123045123 gene encoding sister chromatid cohesion protein SCC2 yields the protein MDLPAGAGDGDGREPGRAGFERACRLPNTVHSEIAAALPLPTLPATLGTDLHDHDEPLAEPDRPDMIMQAAAIARILASTDISHLGFTEADHVAVDPSECSLLWREVLKHNPDAFKFKPRTPQPLPSQGLLDGQEYHNREREKQFEDLAPNLTKARKDHAFPPDDTSSHREDLHNELSPDSVASRKPKVRKKDNSASSSGPSIPSSQEVIANFRELVEDFCGKAEIPDNADGDDWLSIALNDVKVLVNEITYVRSKGMLHEIPMDTLTCLLHVIDRQIRCSQGLSIDVKENPDAADAEHSVFSALESIHAALAIMTNPDMPKQLYREELIERIIDFSRHQIMDCMAASNPTFRALYKPAGNVTNDGDEDEDDMENGPASKKRRTASNLSARKSSANKVSASIYSAVQKLCLILGFLKELLTTVRLSDSCILQLAKTCFTTFLVDNMQLLQLKAIGVICMVFSSYTQHRSYLVDETLNLVRKLQFSKNAIRTYHLADEEQKQIQMITALLVHLVQFSANVPDSLKGTVNWSTIIDASVDANYPINCHEAATEACCLFWTNVLQRFTAAKSQDVSEAKGIIENLVQDLLTVLNLPEYPAAAPILEVLCVLLLQNAGLKSKDTSARCFAIDLLGGIASRLKRDSVICSKEKLWILQELTDAENDSSKILKNKCCVCLGGRGINMACDVCGRCFHSDCMGAGSQENLQRDSVCPLCFCKQQLSVLQSYYELENKEKGKRASTAHKKKTAIPDEVTAVDTVQQILLNYLQEAGPQDDGNLFSRWFYLCMWYKEDISSQEKIIYYLARLKSKEILRDSGSGLALSRDWAKKICLALGQKNSFSRGFDKILSLLLASLRENSPVIRAKALRAVSSIVEADPEVLGDKRVQSAVEGRFCDSAISVREAALELVGRHIASHPDVGLKYIEKVAERIKDTGVSVRKRAIKIIRDLCASNPNADTSHAFVEIISRVNDEESSVQDLVCKTFYELWFDEPSGSHKHLVADGSSVPMEIATKTEQIVDMLRKMPNHQPLITIIKRSLTLEFLPQSSKAAGINSSMMTSLRKRCELICRRLLERILQVEEGADNETKIHTLPYVLVLQAFCIVDPTLCTPVTDPSQFVVTLQPYLKNKVDSKSTAQLLESIIFVIDAVIPLIRKPPQTVVEELEQDLKQMIIRHSFLTVVHACIKCLSALSNAAGRGPRLLEYLVNLFYKHLSGPNSDGQVLGRSLFCLGLLLRYGYKLLAASENQLDFPKILELLKKRYLRKDDFSLKVRAMQALGYILIAKPDFMLQKDILNLIEASLSSDVDYRLKIQGLQNLYEYLRDAESQLTADSTGKPTVPYATNGGSEVPVAAGAGDTNICGGIIQLYWNSILERSLDMNDQVRHAALKIVEIVLRQGLVHPITCVPHLIALETDPVEGNSKLAHHLLMNMNEKYPSFFESRLGDGLQMSFRFFETIVSNHNVVATNMKSNPIAFVKPGISRIYRLIRANRNSRNKFVHSIVRKFISDSRSYPTIGFLVYCVEVLASLPFTSPDEPLYLVYDINRVIQIRAGAIEANLKNWTSMDQQQDVVGQQDVVGQQDVVGQQDMVGQQDVVGQQDMVDNVMHEPRGYPDQNLADSPQKMLNNSCSTSDVDMAKLQEDCHDAIALQLLLKLKRHLKMVYSLTDARCQAFSLKDPPKPGEAISKQNIPLNINNTNISLPSCLQDVALVYQDFKTLLREDSMDYVLYTSATVQKKRLTPRSSSKVRRLVAVTRGRGGGRGRGGRGGGDDDDDTDDDDWIGGPRVLEFGAQAVTGGRVTRQRVQV